A genome region from Pseudomonas pergaminensis includes the following:
- the clpA gene encoding ATP-dependent Clp protease ATP-binding subunit ClpA — MLNRELEVTLNLAFKEARSKRHEFMTVEHLLLALLDNEAAATVLRACGANLDKLKHDLQEFIDSTTPLIPVHDEDRETQPTLGFQRVLQRAVFHVQSSGKREVTGANVLVAIFSEQESQAVFLLKQQSVARIDVVNYIAHGISKVPGHGDHSEGEQDMQDDEGGESSSSGNPLDAYASNLNELARQGRIDPLVGRELEVERVAQILARRRKNNPLLVGEAGVGKTAIAEGLAKRIVDNQVPDLLANSVVYSLDLGALLAGTKYRGDFEKRFKALLGELKKRPQAILFIDEIHTIIGAGAASGGVMDASNLLKPLLSSGDIRCIGSTTFQEFRGIFEKDRALARRFQKVDVSEPSVEDTIGILRGLKGRFEAHHGIEYTDEALRSAAELASRYINDRHMPDKAIDVIDEAGAYQRLQPVEKRVRRIDVPQVEDIVAKIARIPPKHVTSSDKELLRNLERDLKLTVFGQDAAIDSLSTAIKLSRAGLKSPDKPVGSFLFAGPTGVGKTEAARQLAKAMGIELVRFDMSEYMERHTVSRLIGAPPGYVGFDQGGLLTEAITKQPHCVLLLDEIEKAHPEVFNLLLQVMDHGTLTDNNGRKADFRNVIVIMTTNAGAETAARASIGFAHQDHSSDAMEVIKKSFTPEFRNRLDTIIQFGRLSHEVIKSVVDKFLTELQAQLEDKRVQLDVTDAARNWLAEGGYDAAMGARPMARLIQDKIKRPLAEEILFGELSDHGGVVHIDLKDGELTFEFETTAEMA, encoded by the coding sequence ATGTTAAACCGCGAGCTCGAAGTCACCCTCAATCTTGCCTTCAAGGAGGCCCGTTCGAAGCGTCATGAATTCATGACCGTCGAACACCTGCTGCTGGCACTTTTGGATAACGAAGCTGCCGCCACCGTTCTACGTGCGTGCGGCGCCAACCTCGACAAACTCAAGCACGACCTGCAGGAGTTTATCGACTCCACCACGCCACTGATCCCCGTGCACGACGAGGACCGTGAGACCCAGCCAACCCTGGGCTTCCAGCGGGTATTGCAGCGTGCTGTTTTCCACGTTCAGAGCTCCGGTAAGCGTGAGGTCACGGGCGCCAATGTGCTTGTGGCGATTTTCAGCGAACAGGAAAGCCAGGCAGTGTTCCTGCTTAAACAGCAGAGCGTTGCCCGTATCGATGTCGTCAACTACATCGCCCATGGTATCTCCAAGGTGCCTGGGCACGGCGATCATTCCGAGGGTGAGCAGGATATGCAGGACGACGAGGGCGGTGAGTCTTCTTCTTCGGGCAATCCACTGGATGCCTATGCCAGCAACCTCAATGAACTGGCGCGCCAAGGGCGGATCGATCCGCTGGTGGGGCGAGAGCTTGAAGTTGAGCGTGTAGCGCAGATCCTTGCACGCCGTCGCAAGAACAACCCGTTGCTGGTGGGTGAGGCGGGCGTGGGCAAGACCGCGATCGCCGAGGGCCTGGCCAAGCGTATCGTCGATAACCAGGTCCCGGACCTGCTGGCCAACAGCGTCGTCTACTCCCTGGACCTGGGCGCCTTGCTCGCCGGGACCAAGTACCGTGGCGATTTCGAGAAGCGCTTCAAGGCGTTGCTTGGCGAACTGAAAAAACGCCCGCAGGCGATCCTCTTCATCGACGAAATCCACACCATCATTGGTGCCGGTGCGGCATCCGGTGGGGTGATGGACGCCTCCAACCTGCTCAAGCCGCTGCTGTCGTCGGGTGATATCCGCTGCATCGGTTCCACAACGTTCCAGGAATTCCGTGGCATCTTCGAGAAAGATCGTGCCTTGGCGCGGCGCTTCCAGAAGGTCGATGTGTCCGAGCCTTCGGTTGAAGACACCATCGGCATCCTGCGCGGGCTCAAGGGGCGTTTCGAAGCGCACCACGGCATCGAGTACACCGATGAGGCCTTGCGTTCAGCCGCCGAGCTGGCGTCACGCTACATCAACGATCGCCACATGCCTGACAAAGCCATCGACGTGATCGACGAGGCAGGCGCCTATCAGCGCCTGCAGCCGGTCGAGAAGCGGGTCAGACGCATCGACGTGCCTCAGGTCGAGGACATCGTGGCGAAGATTGCGCGGATTCCGCCAAAACACGTCACCAGTTCCGACAAGGAGCTGCTGCGTAACCTGGAGCGCGACCTCAAGCTCACCGTGTTCGGCCAGGATGCTGCCATCGATTCGCTGTCCACTGCGATCAAGCTGTCGCGTGCGGGCCTCAAGTCGCCGGACAAGCCTGTTGGTTCGTTCCTGTTCGCCGGCCCGACCGGCGTCGGCAAGACCGAAGCGGCGCGGCAGTTGGCCAAGGCCATGGGTATTGAGCTGGTGCGGTTCGACATGTCCGAGTACATGGAGCGCCACACCGTGTCGCGCCTGATCGGTGCGCCTCCGGGCTATGTCGGTTTCGACCAGGGCGGCCTGTTGACCGAGGCGATCACCAAGCAGCCGCATTGCGTATTGCTGCTCGATGAAATCGAGAAGGCCCACCCTGAAGTCTTTAACCTGCTGCTGCAGGTGATGGACCACGGCACCCTGACCGACAACAACGGGCGCAAGGCGGACTTCCGCAACGTGATCGTGATCATGACCACCAACGCCGGTGCCGAAACGGCCGCGCGGGCTTCTATCGGCTTCGCGCATCAGGATCACTCGTCTGATGCCATGGAAGTGATCAAGAAGAGCTTCACGCCGGAGTTCCGTAACCGCCTGGATACCATTATCCAGTTTGGTCGCCTCAGCCATGAGGTCATCAAAAGCGTGGTGGACAAGTTCCTTACCGAGCTTCAGGCGCAGTTGGAAGACAAGCGCGTGCAGCTGGACGTAACGGACGCGGCGCGCAACTGGCTGGCAGAGGGTGGCTACGACGCAGCGATGGGCGCTCGCCCAATGGCACGTCTGATCCAGGACAAGATCAAGCGGCCGTTGGCCGAAGAGATCCTGTTCGGCGAACTCTCCGACCATGGTGGCGTGGTGCACATCGACCTGAAGGACGGCGAGCTGACCTTCGAGTTCGAAACCACGGCTGAAATGGCCTGA
- the clpS gene encoding ATP-dependent Clp protease adapter ClpS, with translation MHANSQIRLTFNQDRPDQEHDDDGSAGIAVQEAKPALQAPPMYKVVLFNDDYTPMDFVVEVLEVFFNLNRELATKVMLAVHTEGRAVCGVFTRDIAETKAMQVNQYARESQHPLLCEIEKDG, from the coding sequence ATGCATGCAAACAGCCAGATTCGACTAACATTCAATCAGGATCGACCGGATCAGGAACATGATGACGACGGTTCTGCAGGCATTGCTGTTCAGGAGGCCAAGCCTGCTCTCCAGGCGCCGCCGATGTACAAGGTGGTTTTGTTCAATGATGACTACACACCGATGGATTTCGTGGTCGAAGTGCTCGAGGTGTTTTTTAACCTGAACCGCGAGTTGGCGACCAAGGTAATGCTGGCCGTTCACACAGAAGGACGGGCAGTATGTGGAGTGTTTACCCGCGACATCGCCGAGACAAAGGCCATGCAGGTCAACCAGTACGCCAGGGAAAGCCAGCATCCGCTACTCTGTGAAATCGAGAAGGACGGTTAA
- a CDS encoding arginyltransferase, giving the protein MTELARLKFYATQPHSCSYLPDEQATTLFLDPSQPMDVHVYADLSEMGFRRSGDHLYRPHCQNCNACVPARIPVAQFLPDRNQKRILKRNADLTVTPAKPRFTEEYFDLYQRYIEERHADGDMFPPSRDQFSTFLVRDLPFSRFYEFRADGRLVAVAVTDLLPNGLSAVYTFYEPTEERRSLGRFAILWQIGEALRLELEAVYLGYWIKNCKKMNYKTQYRPIELLINQRWVTLN; this is encoded by the coding sequence ATGACCGAGTTGGCGCGTTTGAAGTTTTATGCCACTCAACCCCACTCTTGCAGCTATCTGCCCGACGAGCAGGCCACCACGCTGTTCCTCGACCCCAGCCAGCCGATGGACGTGCATGTGTATGCCGACCTGTCGGAGATGGGCTTTCGGCGCAGCGGCGATCACTTGTACCGGCCTCACTGCCAGAACTGCAATGCCTGCGTACCGGCACGCATCCCCGTGGCGCAGTTTCTGCCGGACCGCAACCAGAAGCGCATCCTCAAGCGCAACGCCGACCTGACGGTGACGCCGGCCAAGCCACGCTTCACCGAAGAATACTTCGACCTCTACCAGCGCTATATCGAGGAGCGGCACGCCGACGGCGATATGTTCCCGCCCAGTCGCGACCAGTTTTCCACGTTCCTGGTGCGCGACCTGCCCTTCTCGCGCTTCTACGAGTTTCGTGCAGACGGTCGATTGGTGGCCGTCGCCGTGACCGACCTGCTGCCTAACGGGCTGTCGGCGGTGTACACCTTCTATGAGCCCACCGAAGAACGTCGCAGCCTGGGACGCTTCGCGATCCTCTGGCAGATTGGCGAAGCACTGCGCCTGGAACTGGAGGCGGTGTACCTCGGATACTGGATCAAGAACTGCAAAAAGATGAATTACAAGACCCAATATCGGCCCATCGAACTGCTGATTAATCAAAGATGGGTCACGCTTAACTAG
- the mnmA gene encoding tRNA 2-thiouridine(34) synthase MnmA: MRDPAPSDTQKKRVIVGMSGGVDSSVSAVLLMEQGYEVEGLFMKNWEEDDGTEYCTAMDDLADAQAVCDKIGIKLHTANFAAEYWDNVFEHFLAEYKAGRTPNPDILCNREIKFKAFLDYAMMLGADLIATGHYVRRRDIDGRTELLKGLDPNKDQSYFLHAVGGEQIAKTLFPVGELEKPEVRRIAEQHGLATAKKKDSTGICFIGERRFSDFLKQYLPAQPGEIKTTEGEVIGRHHGLMYHTIGQRQGLGIGGLKDAGEEPWYVLVKDLEHNVLIVGQGNEHPLLFSGALLASEIYWVNPIDLSTPRRLTAKVRYRQSDQPCTLEKTATGYRATFDDPQRAVTPGQSVVFYDGEICLGGGVIEVAEAWSNPA, translated from the coding sequence ATGCGTGATCCAGCCCCTTCTGACACACAAAAGAAGCGCGTCATCGTCGGCATGTCCGGCGGCGTGGATTCTTCCGTTTCCGCCGTTCTGCTCATGGAGCAGGGTTATGAGGTGGAAGGCCTGTTCATGAAGAACTGGGAAGAAGACGATGGAACGGAATATTGCACCGCGATGGACGACCTGGCAGACGCCCAGGCCGTGTGCGACAAGATTGGCATCAAGCTGCACACCGCCAACTTCGCCGCCGAGTACTGGGACAACGTGTTCGAGCACTTCCTGGCCGAATACAAGGCCGGCCGCACGCCGAACCCGGATATCCTGTGCAACCGCGAGATCAAGTTCAAGGCGTTCCTCGACTACGCCATGATGCTCGGCGCCGACCTGATCGCCACTGGCCACTACGTGCGCCGCCGCGATATCGATGGCCGCACCGAGCTGCTCAAGGGCCTGGACCCGAACAAGGACCAGAGCTACTTCCTGCACGCCGTCGGCGGTGAACAGATCGCCAAGACCCTGTTCCCAGTGGGCGAGCTGGAAAAACCCGAAGTGCGCAGGATCGCCGAGCAACACGGCCTGGCCACCGCCAAGAAGAAGGATTCCACCGGGATCTGCTTTATCGGCGAGCGCCGCTTCAGCGACTTCCTCAAACAATACCTGCCGGCACAACCGGGCGAGATAAAGACCACTGAAGGTGAAGTCATCGGCCGCCACCATGGCCTGATGTACCACACCATCGGCCAGCGCCAGGGCCTGGGCATCGGCGGCTTGAAAGACGCCGGCGAAGAGCCCTGGTACGTGCTGGTCAAGGACCTGGAGCACAACGTGCTGATCGTCGGCCAGGGCAACGAACATCCGCTGCTGTTCTCCGGCGCCCTACTCGCCTCCGAGATCTATTGGGTCAACCCGATCGACCTGAGCACGCCGCGTCGCCTGACCGCCAAAGTGCGCTATCGCCAGAGCGACCAGCCCTGCACCCTGGAAAAAACCGCCACCGGCTACCGCGCCACCTTCGATGACCCGCAACGCGCGGTCACCCCTGGCCAGTCCGTGGTGTTCTACGACGGCGAAATCTGCCTGGGCGGCGGCGTCATTGAAGTGGCCGAAGCCTGGAGCAACCCGGCATGA
- the cspD gene encoding cold shock domain-containing protein CspD, whose amino-acid sequence MGMASGKVKWFNNAKGYGFIIEDGKDEDLFAHYSAIKMEGYKTLKAGQPVSFDIIQGPKGKHAVEISAPVTIGTAKEGVAQKSKEQLA is encoded by the coding sequence ATGGGCATGGCAAGCGGTAAGGTCAAGTGGTTCAACAATGCCAAAGGGTACGGCTTCATTATTGAAGACGGCAAGGATGAAGACCTTTTTGCGCATTACTCAGCGATCAAAATGGAAGGTTATAAAACGCTGAAGGCGGGGCAGCCGGTCTCCTTTGACATTATTCAGGGGCCCAAAGGCAAGCACGCAGTCGAAATCAGTGCGCCAGTCACCATCGGCACAGCCAAAGAGGGCGTCGCTCAAAAATCAAAAGAGCAATTAGCCTAA
- the hflD gene encoding high frequency lysogenization protein HflD has product MSPTQEQLTALGGVFLAAVLVDKIAKTGQVTEAGLTCMLGSLLIRDPKDTLEVYGGDDLALREGYRALIGALERDPSTLQREPLRYALSMLGLERQLAKRDDMLEVIGKRLPQIQSQVEHFGPAHENVIAACGALYQDTLSTLRQRIQVHGDMRNLQQPNNASKIRALLLAGIRSARLWRQLGGHRWQLVISRRKLLKELYPLMRNE; this is encoded by the coding sequence ATGAGCCCGACCCAGGAGCAATTGACGGCACTCGGCGGGGTATTCCTCGCCGCGGTGCTGGTGGACAAGATCGCCAAGACCGGCCAGGTCACCGAGGCGGGCCTGACCTGCATGCTCGGCAGCCTGCTGATCCGCGACCCCAAGGACACCCTGGAGGTCTACGGGGGCGACGACCTCGCGCTGCGTGAAGGCTACCGCGCGCTGATCGGCGCACTGGAACGCGACCCCAGCACCCTGCAGCGCGAGCCGCTGCGCTACGCCCTGTCGATGCTCGGCCTGGAGCGTCAACTGGCCAAGCGTGACGACATGCTGGAGGTCATCGGCAAGCGTCTGCCGCAGATCCAGTCCCAAGTGGAACACTTCGGCCCGGCCCACGAAAACGTGATCGCAGCCTGTGGCGCGTTGTACCAGGACACCTTGAGCACCTTGCGCCAGCGGATCCAGGTCCACGGCGACATGCGCAACCTACAGCAACCGAACAACGCCTCGAAAATCCGCGCCCTGCTCCTGGCCGGTATTCGTTCGGCGCGGTTGTGGCGCCAGTTGGGCGGTCATCGTTGGCAATTGGTGATCAGCCGTCGCAAATTGCTCAAAGAGCTTTACCCGTTGATGCGCAACGAATAA
- the infA gene encoding translation initiation factor IF-1, with translation MSKEDSFEMEGTVVDTLPNTMFRVELENGHVVTAHISGKMRKNYIRILTGDKVRVELTPYDLSKGRITYRAR, from the coding sequence ATGTCGAAAGAAGACAGCTTCGAAATGGAAGGCACTGTCGTCGACACCCTGCCCAACACCATGTTTCGTGTGGAGTTGGAAAATGGGCACGTCGTAACCGCGCATATCTCCGGCAAGATGCGCAAGAACTACATTCGTATTCTTACCGGTGACAAAGTGCGCGTCGAGCTGACGCCCTATGACTTGAGCAAAGGGCGCATCACTTACCGCGCTCGCTAA
- the icd gene encoding NADP-dependent isocitrate dehydrogenase: MGYKKIQVPAVGDKITVNADHSLNVPDQPIIPYIEGDGIGVDISPVMIKVVDAAVEKAYGGKRKISWMEVYAGEKATQVYDQDTWLPQETLDAVKDYVVSIKGPLTTPVGGGIRSLNVALRQQLDLYVCLRPVRWFEGVPSPVKKPGDVDMTIFRENSEDIYAGIEWKAGSPEAIKVIKFLKEEMGVTKIRFDQDCGIGVKPVSKEGTKRLARKALQYVVDNDRDSLTIVHKGNIMKFTEGAFKEWAYEVAAEEFGATLLDGGPWMQFKNPKTGKNVVVKDAIADAMLQQILLRPAEYDVIATLNLNGDYLSDALAAEVGGIGIAPGANLSDTVAMFEATHGTAPKYAGKDQVNPGSLILSAEMMLRHMGWTEAADLIIKGTNGAISAKTVTYDFERLMDGATLVSSSGFGDALISHM, from the coding sequence ATGGGATACAAGAAGATTCAGGTTCCGGCAGTCGGCGACAAAATCACCGTCAATGCAGACCATTCTCTCAATGTTCCTGACCAACCGATCATCCCTTACATCGAAGGTGACGGTATCGGCGTCGACATCAGCCCTGTGATGATCAAGGTGGTCGACGCAGCTGTTGAAAAGGCCTACGGCGGCAAGCGCAAAATCTCGTGGATGGAGGTTTATGCCGGCGAGAAAGCGACTCAAGTCTACGACCAGGACACCTGGCTGCCCCAGGAAACCCTGGACGCGGTCAAGGATTACGTGGTGTCCATCAAGGGCCCGCTGACCACGCCGGTCGGTGGCGGCATCCGTTCGTTGAACGTGGCCCTGCGTCAACAACTCGACCTCTATGTATGCCTGCGCCCGGTGCGCTGGTTCGAAGGCGTGCCCAGCCCGGTCAAGAAGCCTGGCGACGTGGACATGACCATTTTCCGTGAAAACTCAGAAGACATTTATGCTGGTATCGAATGGAAGGCCGGTTCGCCCGAAGCGATCAAGGTAATCAAGTTCCTTAAAGAGGAAATGGGCGTCACCAAGATTCGTTTCGACCAGGATTGCGGGATTGGCGTGAAGCCGGTCTCCAAGGAAGGGACCAAGCGCCTGGCGCGTAAAGCCCTGCAATATGTAGTGGATAACGACCGCGACTCACTGACCATCGTGCACAAAGGCAACATCATGAAGTTCACCGAAGGTGCCTTCAAGGAATGGGCCTACGAAGTGGCGGCCGAAGAATTTGGTGCCACACTGCTCGACGGCGGCCCGTGGATGCAGTTCAAGAACCCTAAGACCGGCAAGAATGTGGTGGTCAAGGACGCCATTGCCGACGCCATGCTCCAGCAGATTCTGTTGCGTCCGGCTGAGTATGATGTGATCGCGACGCTTAACCTGAACGGCGACTACCTGTCTGACGCCCTGGCGGCGGAAGTGGGCGGCATCGGTATTGCGCCGGGTGCCAACCTGTCGGACACCGTGGCGATGTTCGAAGCGACCCACGGTACTGCGCCTAAATATGCGGGCAAGGATCAGGTCAACCCGGGTTCGCTGATTCTGTCAGCCGAGATGATGTTGCGTCACATGGGTTGGACCGAGGCGGCGGATTTGATCATCAAGGGCACCAATGGCGCGATTTCTGCCAAGACTGTGACCTATGACTTCGAGCGTCTGATGGACGGTGCCACCCTGGTGTCTTCGTCTGGCTTCGGTGATGCGCTGATCTCGCACATGTAA
- a CDS encoding NUDIX hydrolase, with the protein MTWQPHITVATIVEDNGRFLMVEELKGGRAVLNQPAGHLDPDETLIQAAVRETLEETGWDVEASGIVGIYLYTAPSNGVTYQRVCFIAKALKHHPDYQLDEGILRARWLTRDELMDLRDDWRSELIIRCIDDYLAGHCHSLELIRPSL; encoded by the coding sequence ATGACCTGGCAACCCCACATCACTGTCGCCACCATCGTCGAAGACAACGGCCGCTTCCTGATGGTCGAAGAGCTCAAAGGCGGTCGCGCCGTGCTCAATCAGCCTGCCGGCCACCTCGACCCGGATGAAACCCTCATCCAAGCCGCGGTTCGCGAAACCCTCGAAGAAACCGGCTGGGACGTCGAAGCCAGTGGCATCGTCGGCATCTACCTGTACACCGCCCCCAGCAATGGCGTGACCTACCAGCGTGTGTGCTTCATCGCCAAAGCCCTGAAACACCACCCTGACTATCAACTCGACGAAGGGATCCTGCGTGCCCGCTGGCTGACCCGCGACGAACTGATGGACCTGCGCGACGACTGGCGCAGCGAGCTGATCATCCGCTGTATCGATGATTATCTGGCCGGCCACTGCCACAGTCTCGAATTGATCCGCCCTTCTCTTTAG
- a CDS encoding NADP-dependent isocitrate dehydrogenase, whose amino-acid sequence MPTRSKIIYTFTDEAPALATYSLLPIVEAFTASADIAVETRDISLAARILASFPEQLGTKAIPDHLAELGDLAVTPEANIIKLPNISASTPQLQAAIKELQAQGYALPDYPETVTTDAEKETRARYDKVKGSAVNPVLREGNSDRRAPLSVKNYARKHPHKMGAWAADSKSHIAHMSNGDFYGSEKAVQIEAADAVKIELIAQDGTATVLKEKTSVQAGEIIDTAVLSKKALRAFIAAEIEDAKQQGVLLSVHLKATMMKVSDPIMFGQIVAEFYKDALTKHATVLEQIGFNLNNGIGDLYARIKALPAEQQAQIEADIQAVYAARPSLAMVNSDKGITNLHVPSDVIVDASMPAMIRDSGKMWGTDGQLHDTKAVIPDRCYATIYQAVIEDCKANGAFDPTTMGSVPNVGLMAKKAEEYGSHDKTFQIKADGVVRVTDSKGNLLMEQKVEAGDIFRMCQTKDAPIQDWVKLAVNRARASNTPAIFWLDPKRAHDGVVVEKVQAYLKDHNTEGLDIRIMSPVDAMKFTLERTRKGLDTISVTGNVLRDYLTDLFPIMELGTSAKMLSIVPLMNGGGLFETGAGGSAPKHVQQLVEENFLRWDSLGEFLALAASLEHLGVTYNNPKALVLSKTLDQATGQFLDNNKSPSRKVGNIDNRGSHFYLALYWAQALAAQTEDTALQAQFGELAKTLTENEATIVAELNAVQGKPVDIGGYYAPNPELTSKAMRPSNTLNAAIAKLK is encoded by the coding sequence ATGCCCACCCGCTCGAAGATCATCTACACCTTCACCGACGAAGCCCCAGCCCTCGCCACCTATTCATTGCTGCCTATCGTAGAGGCCTTCACCGCTTCCGCTGATATTGCCGTGGAAACCCGCGACATCTCCCTCGCCGCGCGCATCCTCGCAAGCTTCCCCGAGCAACTGGGCACCAAGGCTATCCCGGACCACCTCGCCGAACTGGGCGACCTGGCCGTTACGCCTGAAGCCAACATCATCAAACTGCCTAACATCAGTGCCTCGACCCCGCAACTGCAAGCCGCGATCAAGGAACTGCAGGCCCAGGGCTATGCCCTGCCGGACTACCCGGAAACCGTAACCACCGACGCGGAAAAAGAAACCCGTGCACGTTACGACAAGGTCAAGGGCAGCGCCGTAAACCCGGTACTGCGCGAAGGCAACTCCGACCGCCGCGCACCGCTGTCGGTCAAGAACTACGCACGCAAGCACCCGCACAAGATGGGCGCCTGGGCTGCCGACTCCAAGTCGCACATCGCCCACATGAGCAACGGCGACTTCTACGGCAGCGAAAAAGCCGTGCAGATCGAAGCCGCTGATGCTGTCAAAATCGAGCTGATTGCGCAGGATGGCACCGCCACTGTCCTGAAGGAAAAGACCTCGGTACAGGCCGGCGAAATCATCGACACCGCCGTACTGAGCAAGAAAGCCCTGCGCGCATTCATCGCCGCTGAAATCGAAGACGCCAAGCAACAAGGCGTGCTGCTGTCGGTTCACCTGAAAGCCACCATGATGAAGGTCTCCGACCCGATCATGTTCGGCCAGATCGTTGCCGAGTTCTACAAAGACGCCCTGACCAAGCACGCCACCGTGCTGGAACAGATCGGCTTCAACCTGAACAACGGCATCGGCGACCTGTACGCTCGCATCAAGGCCCTGCCGGCCGAGCAGCAAGCGCAGATCGAAGCGGACATCCAGGCGGTCTACGCCGCTCGCCCTTCCCTGGCGATGGTCAACTCCGACAAAGGCATCACCAACCTGCACGTGCCGAGCGACGTAATCGTCGACGCCTCGATGCCAGCCATGATCCGTGACTCCGGCAAGATGTGGGGCACCGACGGCCAGCTGCACGACACCAAGGCCGTGATCCCGGATCGCTGCTACGCCACCATCTACCAGGCAGTCATCGAAGACTGCAAGGCCAATGGCGCCTTCGACCCAACCACCATGGGCAGCGTGCCAAACGTTGGCCTGATGGCGAAGAAAGCCGAAGAGTACGGCTCCCACGACAAGACCTTCCAGATCAAGGCTGACGGCGTAGTCCGCGTCACCGACAGCAAGGGCAACCTGCTGATGGAACAGAAAGTCGAAGCCGGCGACATCTTCCGCATGTGCCAGACCAAAGACGCGCCGATCCAGGACTGGGTCAAACTGGCCGTCAACCGTGCCCGCGCCAGCAACACCCCGGCCATTTTCTGGCTGGACCCTAAACGTGCCCACGACGGCGTCGTGGTCGAGAAGGTCCAGGCTTACCTGAAAGACCACAACACCGAAGGCCTGGACATCCGCATCATGTCGCCGGTCGACGCGATGAAGTTCACCCTGGAGCGCACCCGCAAGGGCCTGGACACCATCTCGGTGACCGGTAACGTGCTGCGTGACTACCTGACCGACCTGTTCCCGATCATGGAACTGGGCACCAGCGCCAAGATGCTGTCGATCGTGCCGCTGATGAACGGCGGTGGCCTGTTCGAAACCGGCGCCGGCGGCTCGGCTCCAAAGCACGTGCAGCAACTGGTTGAAGAAAACTTCCTGCGCTGGGATTCCCTGGGCGAATTCCTGGCCCTGGCTGCGTCCCTTGAGCATTTGGGTGTGACGTACAACAACCCGAAAGCCCTGGTACTGTCCAAGACCCTGGACCAGGCCACCGGCCAGTTCCTCGACAACAACAAGTCGCCATCGCGCAAAGTCGGCAACATCGACAACCGCGGCAGCCACTTCTACCTGGCGCTGTACTGGGCTCAAGCCCTGGCCGCCCAGACCGAAGACACTGCACTGCAAGCGCAATTTGGCGAATTGGCCAAGACCCTGACCGAGAACGAAGCAACCATCGTTGCCGAACTCAACGCCGTACAGGGCAAGCCAGTGGACATCGGCGGCTACTACGCGCCGAACCCAGAGCTGACCAGCAAGGCCATGCGCCCAAGCAACACCCTCAATGCGGCGATTGCCAAGTTGAAGTAA